The Oryza sativa Japonica Group chromosome 11, ASM3414082v1 DNA window AGGAGCTCCCGGTGGCTCACCTCgtcgtgcctcgccgccgccgccgccgcggcatgcGCGTGCAGCGTGGCCACGTCGGACACGTGGAAcgccgcctgctgctgctcctccgtcCTCGCCTTCTTCAGCTTCTGctgcagcgcggcggcggcgccgccatcctcgtcgtcgtcgtcgtagaacccCGCCTGCGCCTGGTGGtcaccggcgagctcgagcagcGACGGatgtacgccgccgccgctctccatGTGCGCCGCCTTGCTGTCCATCTTCGCGGCACTGTCAACCACACCGCCAttgacgccggcgccgccgcccttgctCCCACCGGGCTTGCtcccctcgtcgccggcgccggcgccgccgccgccgtcctggtCCTTGGTCTCCTCCAGGTACATCTCCTCCACCATCGGCTTCCACAGCCTCACCCTGGCATTGATGAACCAGTTCGAAACCTGAaatcaaaccaaaataaaattcacAAAATTCAACACCCAATTCAACCAAGAAGAACACGCAGTAAAATCAAAAACCAATCAATCAACacagtaaaaaaattaaactccATCTTAATTCTGACCTGGCTCCTGGTGAGGCCGGTTTGCTTGGCGAGCATGATCTTGTCCGAATCCTTGGGATATCTGCATGACGTCACGGACACTGATGAGTGAGTGATCCGACAGACACACATCGATCACACGTAGTACAGATTCAGGCAGTTGCAAATAAAAACGCATCATGCATGCACGCGACATGCATGGATCCGGCCATGATATATGCAGTAGCATCATCCATGGCCATGGAGTACTGCAATTAGGGTGTAGGACCAGCCAGCAATGGTGACAAACACTACAAGTACAAGTACAGCCAGACATGATCGTACGTTCAGCTAGCTGCAACTGCAACTTGCATATATGACTGTCTCAAGCTATTGTACTACGCTCTGCCTATTTCTTCTTCACAGATGCAACTAAGGTTCGCACAGTATAGTGCTATACTCCCTctctacccaaaaaaaaaatcaatcttgtGGATGTATCTGAACATGCATCTTGTTCAGATACATTCTcggggttgttttttttttgttttgttttttttttactacaaaGAGAGTATATGTTACCTCAGTTTCCAAATATACTTATGGTCGTTTAGCAATTACTGTCTCAACTTTTACCGTAAGGTACTCTAAATTATTTAGTAGATTATATGATCGAAAATTCATTATAATTTAGTCTCTCATTATCTACTCGTTAACTTATCAGCTAGTAtataaccaaaatttaaattccaAAACTTAATTCTACGGTTGATCTAGGGTTTCTATTTCTAGTCTATCTTCTAGCACTTGATTTTAAATCGGtaataacacatatatataaaagttttatcccCTAAATTATTTTCCGTTGCTTCATTCATTCTTCTATGGCTTATCAATCGTCATAACTCAAACAATCGCGTAGCTTTGTATGCACGCATGCACGGATGTCCTATCCCCATCCCATAATATATGCCAAcgtcaaacaaaaagaaatagagggagtatatatatgtcgAGATTGATGAGAGCAGGGGCGGAGCCACTGCTCGGCCAGGCGAGCGGGCAAAAACtccattaaatttttttttatcagaaaactccattaaattttaatattatgATGAAATTTCTATAGCAAATACTAATTGTATTAAAGTTTGTCCGGGCTCAAAAATCTTTCTGGCTCCACCACCGGATAAGAGCTCGggttttaatccattatcttaaaagaagaaaaatagaaatactagaagagagatgagatgcaacatatactccctcattccctaaatgtttgacgccgttgacttttttaaacatgtttgaccgttcgtcttattcaaaaacttttgtggaatatgtaaaactatatgtatacataaaagtatatttaacaatgaatgaaatagtaggaaaataattaataattacttaaattttttgaataagatgaacggtcaaacatgtttaaaaaagtcaacggcgtcaaacatttagggatggagcTAGGGAGTATAATGCAAATGGAAGAATGATGGATGAGATGCAAtgaaaacgacttataatatgaaacggagggagccgGAAGAGATGGATGAAGAATGATGGATAAATATATGGACATACGGGTGGAGGAAGTGTTCGAAGAGCCAAGCCCGGAGGATGGAGACGGAGCGCTCGGGGAGGCCGCGCTGGGGGCGCCACGCGCTGCTCTGCATCATGCCCAGCTGCTGCAGCGCGCGCTGCTGCCGGAGCTGGTGGTCGATGTACCGGAGCCTGGACCCCACCGTGCGGCCGCATccgccgtcggcgtcgacggcctCCCCCAGCGCCCGGCTCGCCGCCCTCACCTGCCCCGCGATCGCGTCCCGCAGGCACCGGAACTGCCGCGAGATGGTCCGCAGCGCCAGCGCCGTGTACGTCCTCGCCGACCCGccccccgccaccgcctcgaacgacgccaccaccacctgcaTCTGCTGGTGGTACTGCCTGTACCGCTGCTCCACCtgcatcccatcccatcccatccatgGAGATTCATTAGTTGATTGTGCTTAATTAATTGGAGTAGATAGCTACTCACTGTACAACAGCTAGCTGATGATTAATTATTAGTCCAGCAGTTTGTTGGTTGAATGGTAGATTAACGATTTTGGATCGTCAGGAACACAATCTATCTTTCATTGTTTAAGGCACCAATATGATTGATTCTTGTTACTTTGGTTGCATCTGTTTTTTTTAGGAAGTTTGGTGCAACTgtttttatactccctccgtcccatagtacagaggattttgacatttttcttgcactgtttgaccactcgttttattaaaaaaatttgtgcaaatataaaaaagaaaagttgtgcttaaagtaattTGCATAataagtaagtaaaaaaataataactccaatttttttttaataagacaaatggtcaaatagtggaagcaaaatatcaaattcCTTGTAttaggggatggagggagtacatttttaCTGCACCCCACTGTAACTTAGATTAATCAAAGCTGCTGCTTTGTACCAAAATCAGAGAATTATATTATGTACAAATATGTAAAGCTAATGTAAACAAAAAGACACACACGCAAACATCATTATTATTAGGAATTAATTAAAGCTTGTTTGTACTGGCATGAACAAAGAACGACCCAAAGAATTGTAGTTTATGTGGACATGCTATTCTTATCTGAAAATTCAATCATAGGAATGCAAAAAGGATTGCTACTTGTCACTTGTTAGTTTCGGTACACATATTCTTGTTACTTGTCACTTTATTCCGTATTTTTCAGTCTAATAATAAGATATAtagaatattttaatttatatgtgtatatatgccCCTTTTAACTTGATGATAATAACACCCACCTAAAAATAAAACTAGTTTTTGAATCTAGCTAAGGAACCAATCAGACAAAAAAGCactaactaatcacatagttaaCCTGAGGACCGATGATAATTGGTACTAGGTAGTAAAACATGTTTACTTACGAAAACTAATTAAAGTGAAAAACAGATTGGGAATAATGTCCAGCAAAATAAGGCTAGCTCTCTACTGTTCCAACAACTGTGTTAGCTGATCAATCATAGAAAAGAACCAACAAAACAAGGATAACCGAAAAGCAAATGACTCACATCCTCTCAATAACACTTTCTATAACAGTAGGGGCAAGAAAATTACAAAGGCATCAGCAATATCTTCAAGCcagattgagagagagagaaaaatcaaCTTTTCAcaagaaatatttattttatcagaAAATTAAAACAATTAACCCAAACTCCAAACAGCAAAAGAATACAAGTtgcatttgcacaaaaaatATGTTCCTATAACTACACAAGAAAAATCAATAGTAATCGATTTATCTATAATACAAGCAATATACTTGCGTTTTTCTAAtcacaaaaaacaaaaagaaaaaaactaacagtgctcaattaattaattaattaattaattaattactgacCTCATCAAGCATGTTAATCAGCTTTCCTTTCTTCATCTGCAGCTCCTGCCGCTCCGCCGTCGacatctccggcggcggcggcgcgccgccgctcttggcgccgccgccatcctccgtgccgccgccggaCACGCCCTCCGAGTCCTCCTTCTTCTTCACCGAGGCCGggctcttcgccgccgcggcggccttgACGTCGTCCACGCCCTTGCTgacgctcaccacctcgtcgagCAGCTCCTGCGCCGCCTTGAGGTACTTGGAGCTCATCACCATCTGCCCGTGCGACGCCGCGCCCTGCGCCACCGCCTGCAGGTACTtcccctcgtcgccggcggccaccacggccgccaccgtcaccggcggcgccgcctcgcggGACGACAGGCTGAGGACAGCACTGAcacccgccgcgccaccgccgtgaGCTTGCTGATGCTGGtgctgcggcgtcggcggcgacatgtcgcccgcgccggtggccgccgccggggtCCACAGGTTGTACCCGGAAGCCGGCGGCGCCTGGAGAGGGATGCCGACGAAGTGctgcgccgccgacgacgacgacggcgacggctggtgGCCGAACGACACCGGCGTCATGGAGGTCACCGCCGAGTTCAGGAGCATCATGTTGGCCGCCGccccgggcgcggcggcggcggcggcggcgtcgccgtagCCGGCGTAGCTCGGGTTCATGAGGTACAGCGTCTGCAGGCCGTCGGTGCCGGACTGGATGTccgtgccggcgccgccgtggtagTACGCCGCCATCGAGAtcgcctcgccggccggcaGCTATAGATCACTCTAGCTACAATTCTACTggaaatgtatatatatgcttctCTCTTCTTAATTTAATTACCTGCAAATAACACAAGAACAAAAAGAAACCAACAGGTTGATTAATtaacaacatatataaaaagaggaaaataattaccatatttcacaatttgaggtaaaaataaaagtagatccatgcaaaaaagagagagatggaagAAGATCAAAGAAGAGCAAGGCTAGGTAATTAAGGTAGTAAGTTGCTACAAGGAAGAACTACTCTTATCACCAACTACCCTAGCTATGGTATAGCTAGCTctagaagagagaaagagagagagagatgttgtGATGTAGGATAAGTAATACTAATAATAATTAGGCATCAgtatcaagaaaaaaatatattaaaaagaagaaaaagggatGTACCCATCTTCATCAAGTGATTTAACAAAGAACCGTGCACATGTGTATACAGATGTCAACACAAGCACACACAA harbors:
- the LOC4349837 gene encoding BEL1-like homeodomain protein 1, giving the protein MAAYYHGGAGTDIQSGTDGLQTLYLMNPSYAGYGDAAAAAAAPGAAANMMLLNSAVTSMTPVSFGHQPSPSSSSAAQHFVGIPLQAPPASGYNLWTPAAATGAGDMSPPTPQHQHQQAHGGGAAGVSAVLSLSSREAAPPVTVAAVVAAGDEGKYLQAVAQGAASHGQMVMSSKYLKAAQELLDEVVSVSKGVDDVKAAAAAKSPASVKKKEDSEGVSGGGTEDGGGAKSGGAPPPPEMSTAERQELQMKKGKLINMLDEVEQRYRQYHQQMQVVVASFEAVAGGGSARTYTALALRTISRQFRCLRDAIAGQVRAASRALGEAVDADGGCGRTVGSRLRYIDHQLRQQRALQQLGMMQSSAWRPQRGLPERSVSILRAWLFEHFLHPYPKDSDKIMLAKQTGLTRSQVSNWFINARVRLWKPMVEEMYLEETKDQDGGGGAGAGDEGSKPGGSKGGGAGVNGGVVDSAAKMDSKAAHMESGGGVHPSLLELAGDHQAQAGFYDDDDEDGGAAAALQQKLKKARTEEQQQAAFHVSDVATLHAHAAAAAAARHDEVSHRELLMKFMESGSAGAGAGAAARDHHHEHHGGVGYSLFAPAPYGQFATEQFAFAGHGGGGGGGGVSLTLGLPHGAEQTASFLMTSSNGSDGAGHVAGGGGYDMNMQSTKSFAAQLMRDFVA